The following are encoded together in the Primulina tabacum isolate GXHZ01 chromosome 18, ASM2559414v2, whole genome shotgun sequence genome:
- the LOC142532271 gene encoding uncharacterized protein LOC142532271 — MFLDIKVTPDAHMSGGEAITSRDEGVRPLAETVTLKVNNSLARVRASMLDRSPSRIRGFYAEYEKSFYGPMAIANSRVTFSHFGEALRGLLGMQIRHPEVMSADDSLMDGHFYGAISVLAEDKDIDFKINLARIVSKVKGSDPEWPCLSWEKARRILIPVYTDRRWFLLKLVTGVNKCIIYDLLRRHDPKFKDLNEEIEPILINAARLLSTVGNNPHPERPWNIKLHDEFRAKIIHEDFGRPLDFLVDHASFLVDH, encoded by the exons ATGTTTTTAGATATAAAAGTGACTCCAGATGCGCATATGTCAGGAGGCGAGGCGATCACGTCGAGAG ATGAAGGTGTGAGGCCACTTGCGGAGACCGTGACACTGAAGGTAAACAACTCGCTTGCGCGAGTTAGGGCATCGATGCTCGACCGTTCGCCTAGTAGGATTCGAGGTTTTTACGCCGAATATGAGAAGTCTTTCTACGGACCCATGGCGATCGCAAACTCGCGTGTCACTTTCTCT CACTTCGGCGAAGCTCTCCGTGGATTGCTTGGGATGCAGATCCGACATCCTGAAGTGATGTCGGCAGATGATTCGTTGATGGACGGACATTTCTACGGTGCGATTTCAGTTTTGGCCGAAGATAAAGATATCGATTTCAAAATAAATCTGGCACGGATTGTGAGCAAAGTCAAAGGTAGTGATCCAGAATGGCCGTGTCTCTCGTGGGAAAAGGCACGAAGAATTCTCATCCCTGTCTACACAGATCGGCGCTGGTTTTTGCTAAAACTCGTGACAGGGGTGAATAAGTGCATTATATATGACTTGCTGCGAAGGCACGATCCCAAATTCAAAGATTTGAATGAAGAAATAGAGCCTATACTTATAAACGCCGCTCGTCTGCTATCCACTGTTGGGAACAACCCACACCCCGAGAGGCCATGGAATATAAAATTACATGATGAATTCCGTGCCAAGATTATACA TGAAGATTTTGGTCGACCGCTAGATTTTTTGGTCGACCACGCTAGCTTTTTGGTCGACCATTAG